The window TAGAAGGTGCTGATGGTAAAATTATGCTGTTCTATTGAAGTGAAAATAGGTGCTGATGTGTAGTCTAAAATGTTCAGTTAAAACTACTGACTCTTTGAGATCTTAACGAATGTGATGCTAGTTCATGTCTACATCTTTAGGCTTAATGTTATTGGAAATTTAGGAATAATTTCATAGTCTGAAGGCTCCGTGAAGTATAATGTGAGAACCCTCAAGTGACTTTAACTCTGAAAATGGAACCACTGCACTAAGATACTTGTGCTCATACCTTTCCGTTATTTGAACAGAGACGTTCCCTGTCCTGATCTTCTGAAGTCTGAGGTAGCAGCActgctgtttcagaaaacaatGGTTACTTGTTTCACTAAGTTACATTGGGGAGGCTGGAATTAGGgagctgatattttaaaataatagcttgCACTTCAAAtatccattattattattattatttattatggaTACAAGACAGTAGGGCATATCCACAAGCGCATCAACACCATAAATAAATGCTGCTCAGACTTCTGGTAATTGCAAGTTTTGCTTCTGTGTGGAAATCTTCCAGCTGGGTACTTACAGGGCTTTCACTCAATTGGAAAACCTTTTTTACAACAAAGGCAGTCAagtactggaacaggttaccaCAGAGGTTGTGCAGGCTCCATctctggaagttttcaagacccAAGTGGATAAGCCCCAAGTACCTTCATCAGCCTCAGAGCTGACAGTACTTTGAGGAGGAGATTGGATTACAGACCTCCTGAGGCCTCTTCCAACCTGAATCTTGCTGTGATGTTATGAACTGGAGATGATACTGGGGTCGGTTTTCTGTACATTCAGGATCTGCAGTATTCATTGGACTAGATTCTTCTAaggattttgatttttcaaaatctagggggcagagggaggactGGGGAGATGTAGATTTCTTTGTATTTGATGACGGATTTTGCCTAATAGAATGGGCTTCAGGTTCAGAACAAAACTCGAGAAGAGTCTGTGCTGTTTGAATACACGGTGCGGTGGTGTGTAGTTGTACCTTCACAGTCATAGAGTTATATGATCGCCGAGGAATCTGTGCACTGCTTTGGCTTACCACTTCTTGTtcgtttttttttaatattttcagataGTTATTAAAAAACGAGAGCCTTTAAATTTTGGGATTCCAGAGGGAAACACAGGATTCTCTAGCAGATTAGCAGCTACACAAGATATTCCTTTTATTCACCAATCTGTAAGTATGTTCTAAATATTGATCTTGTATTTGACAGTTAAATGACTGTTCTGTAGGAGAAGGAATAGTCTGACTAAGGTCTGCATAGTGGGGAGCAAGAGGAATAGTTGTGAAATAATGTGAATTGTTTAAAATTGAGTATTTGGTTCAAAGCAATGAAGTAGTTAATctaattttaatgaatttattctACTGAGAAACTTAACAGATCAGTGATAAAAAGGTAAGAAGCTTCCAAATAGTTGTGTACTTGCAAATCTTCTAAAGCAATGgactatgctttttttttttttttggcttccacACAGTAAGCTCCTAACAAAAGAATagaaggtttgttttttgttgtttgtttttgtttgggtttttttgttgttgttattggaCACACAAAGATGTGGATGTACATGTTGGTTTATCCGTGCAACTTCCAGAAACGTTTTACACTATCTACTCATTTCATCTGCTCAGTCTTCTCCCTCCTGAAAACGCACTCCAGtacttccttccctcctttgttACCCACCAATAGAATCCAAAAAAACATCCAACAATTAGCTGGAAAAAGTCAGTATTAGAGCGAAGGAAAACATAGACAATAAGCTGAGAAGTACTGTCATATCTCAAATATTTATGGAAGTCTGAAGCATcaaggttaaaaataaatgtgttttatcCAATTTTTCCATGTGCTTGGagcttctcttcttttgtttcagcCTGAACTGGGAGACTTGGATACTTGGCAAGAAAATACTAAtgcctgggaagaggaggaagatgctgCCTGGCAGGCAGAAGAAGTTCTTAGGTAACTGAAAATAATGTAACACCATGTAAACCTTTTACATGTAAAAGAATCAAATACAGGTTTGTTTGTTGTGACACCTTTCTGATAAATGCTAAGAATTGTTTAACAATTCTTAAGACAAATGATTTTTAAGGTCTAATCTGTATGTAGCTGGTACTTGGCAGAATATGTTTTGAATCTAATCAGTTTAGTAGATGAGATACTAGGGTAAACACGAGAATCACTGGAACATTGGAACAACACATTAATCtcccacacccccaaaaaaaccccaacaatgtTCCCCCCAACCCCAGCAATTTATTATGTACAAATAACATGTTTCAACTGGGTTAAGTAAAATGCCACTGGATGTCCTTAAAAAAATGATCATAACCGTGTGCTGTAAAGTGAAAATAATTCAGGGTAGAAGGTGTTCTTGGAATCCCTGTAGGAGCTATGCTTTTCTAGCTAACTTAACTAAACTAGCTGATAAGGCTTGAATGTAATATCAGCATCTTGCAAAAAGTTAGTGTGAATACTTTTCCCGCTTAATAACACATGGAAGGAGGATGAAGGGTGAAGAGATGCAGACTGAGTTTAACTTAATCATGTGCAATGATTTGATTGGCAGTGACTTACGTTAACCTTCTTCAAGGTTTTATCAAACTTTGCTTGCTACATCATCAAATAATCTGCCTCAGGTGGCTCCAGCTTCTTAAACTGCTCTCATTCTACTCAAAATCACAAATACATGGCTTCAGTGGGACAATAGTGATAATATGAAATAAGGACATTATATATTCAAAAACCATTCTGGAAGCGTGaatctttaaaggaaaataaggtatttttgcaaaaaaaaaaggattctggTGAACAGTTTGTAATATTTgggaaaatttacttttttcaacCAGCGGAATAAGATAAGGGGTAAGTCAGCAGCACACTTTTGATGCATTAATGATAGATTATAAATTCAACCAATTCTAATTCTGTTAGTCTTGCTCTGTAGTGGCTTAACATGTGAAATTAGGGttgtaatgcaaatatttttgtaaattcaATCAGATACCTCTATGTGCACCTTCTGGTCAAtatcttgggggtttttttaagttcagtaCTGAACTGTTTCAGGTCTTGTCTTTCACTGATGTATCACAGAAGTACAACCTTTGTGATACGAATGATATGCCTTTGGGCTGTTTTTGTTCCAAGGATAGTAGCTTTTCCCATAAAGAATATCAATAGGCTCAGTGAGATCTTTAATCTCTGAAGTGCAGTCTCCTGAGACTTAATTTATGATAcaccaaagaaaatgaaaggcaatgaaaaatactgctttttttgaaCTGAGAAACAAAACGACTATTTTTGTGAACTGCAGAGGCTGCATCATACTTTACTTAACCCTTGCCACATTCCATTATGGATGTTTTTAGGACTATGAAAAGAAGTACTTAAACTTTCTGAAGCGGGGACTTGTTTTATACAAATTAGCTACTAAAAATAATCGGGTGTGTGCATATGCCAGTTTATTTCTGGAGTGTAAAATTTGTGTAGCAGATATTCCCAGGATGGTCAAAGGTATGTTGTCTGCCAATTGTCAGGTTCGTGCTCTAGAATACTTAGTAAGAGAGATTGCTTGATCTCTTATGTGGCGATAGCACTGTGGTTTTCCCACAAGCTCTGTTTTTTGAAGTGTCATCTTATTTGATTGAAGCTGATTTCAACCTGACATCTTTACTATTGAAAGGCTTCACCTCAAGTGGTTAATCTTCGTAGAATTCCTCCCTGGCCCCAGTAAAAAGTATCAAACTTGTTGTAGAAGGGATGTGTATGTACCCAAATATTTCAAGTAAATAGAAAGAACATGATCAGAACTGTAACTGTATTAATATCACTTGGCCAGCTATGAATGGCCACCTCAGTACAACTGATGATTGTGTAAGCTGTATCCCAGCTGTGTGAAgtaaaatctttgttttattcaTGACGCATCGAATTACAATGTTTTTCTGTAATGCTGGAAAGTGCTGGCTGATTTTTAGCAAGATTGATAGAAAATACCTTCTGGGTTTACAGTAGACATCAGTATTGTAATTAACATCTGACATTTAACATAAGTATAGTACTTGACAGACCTGGTCTGTTTTCAACAGACTGTAATAAGGAGGTGATCTGGAGTGTCTTCTTAATGCTAGAAGACTGCATCTTGGTCTACAGAATGATCTGAAGATTTCAGACAGCGAAAAGGGGGACAAAGTCCCCCTAACCCTTCAGAGTGTTAATGCTGACTGTATTCCAGCGGTGTTTATTGAGAATGAAATGAGTGTGCAGAAAAAGTAAGGCTCTCCCTTAGCTAGCTGTGTCTGGGTACCTGTTGGTGCTCAGGTAGTATTCAGAAGTATGTTAGACTGGAATAATCTTTGTGTAGTAATGGCGTGCTGATCAAACATGCAAAAATGGGCTGTGGCCTGCCAAGCAACAGAGAAGACTGTTATCCTGTGGTGTCTCTGATGACTTAATGCAGAACAGTAGAAATAAGCATGTATAAGCAGCCAACTGCTTCCTGGGATCAAAGCATGCTGAAAAACGCTGCTGAGGGGTAGGCTACTAGTGCCCGAGGAGTTCTGtagtctgttttttgttttgtcttttgtttttttcccccccctgctccccagcaggttCTGGGCTGGGATGCACTGAAATTTTCCAGTCAGTGATGGATCCAGTGTAGTGGATAGTGAACTGGATTTTCAGTTAATTGAAGTTAGTTAGAACTTGGTTTCTTCTGTGCATTGTAGATACCTATCTGCACCTTTAGACTTCTAATACAAATGAAGCTTTTTTACCAGTAGGAACAGTTAAGCTAAGTGCTGGTGCAATTTTAGCTGTGTTGAAGTAAAAGACCAAATGGTATGAAATCTTTCTTGTTACAGTTATTCAGAAGGTATGCAGTAAATAAAAACACACTGGAATAAGAATGTCTGCCAGCAGTGTTCTGACTATAATTTGTGTTCTGTTAACCAATGAGAGAAGTTTTGGTTTCTCTGGACATAGCTTGTGTTAGGATTGCAAAGCAAGGTTGACATCAGGAATTAATACTTTCCTGGTTTAAACAACTGATACCATTCTATCCAAACTTGGCTGAACTCCTTGTTTTGGAACCCAGAAAAAGTGAGTCAGATATGGCTGCAGTTCATCATAGGCTTTTCCTTTATTGAGAAATGAAACCTTTCTGAGCCTGAAAGGTAGTAACTTTGTGTTGAACACATGGAGGAAGTTTGGAATAGAGAACAATGTTTTGAATAATGATCAAATAAAATAGCAGTGGAAAGGTATCACTTTGTGGTAAGCTACTTGGTTATATTTTTTGGTGTCTTCAGTTCCTCTATCAGGTTATACTCCAGTGAGAAGAGACCTTCGCATAACTGAAGTCCAGTAAAATTACTCAGCCGGTAGAGGGCATGGAAACCACTTCTCTCTGCAGAGGAGTTCTGTGTGGTGCAGTTTacagggggaaaagaaacatgATCTGCTATGACTTCTCACTTTAGAATTGCAAATGAATAGCAGCATTGTTTAATACCTCATGTGGCTTTTTGGAACTCCGTTGGCTCTACATGTTGTCTGCTGTACATATAGCTTCTCCCTTCTGTGTCAGAGGTGTGGGGAATATAAGAAAATCTGCTACTGTAAAGTGGTAAATATTATTACACTCCATATGCTAGACTGACAGCACTGTCAACTATACGGCTTTCTGGTGGAATGTAGAATAGCAGGTCatgatctcaaaaaaaaaaaaaaaaaaagtttgggctTCTGTTAATTTGGGAGGTAGATCCTGATGTGAATGACTAATTTCATTCTTCCGTGACAGACAGCAGAGCAGCTTAATAGAGTATCAGAAAACTTCTAGCCATTAATAATAAATCAGGGGAAACAATGAAGGTATTTAATAAGTGCGGTCCTTCTCCTGTCCAATACAAAGATAATATGTAGTCTTTGTATCTCCAGTATTTCTAAGTTTTGTGTGTGCAGTTTGCCCACAGCTGGAATCTACCAGAGAATGTTGCTTCAGGTGGTGAtagtttttaattctgtatgtTTCACACACTTTAGTGGATGTGCACAGATAACTTAGATACGTTGAAAGTTAATAAGCAATTTTTTATTCTTACTGAATCCATGTTAAATTTCACCTTTTCAAGTTAAtgaagcttcatttttatttttaaagtcctcTTGCAAGCAACTTAGCAAACTTTTCATATCTAATACACTGAATTCAAAGCAGGAGTCACCACCTCATACCATTCTATTACTACTGATGTGATACAGGAAAGCTGCAATGTGCCACTTGGAGTATGGATCCAGTTGTGGCCCCTGTGCCATGTGGTGATGTGTTCTAGCTGAACTGGGGGAATAAAATGAGTGGGGTTTTGTGTCGGTTTATTTCCTGTGCTCTAGTCAGCTATGTATTTGTTGAAATTGGAAACCTCTTTCTGTTGACAGATTCTTTGAGCTAGCGGATAGTGATGTCTGGGGTTTTATAGCAGTGATAAGAAATAATGGTAAAAGGATACATAACTGAAgagttttaaattacttttttatttctttataagctattgtttatatttttactgAACAGTAGGGTACAGCACAGATCCTGAATATGTGAAAGGGAGTATTAAAAGTTATCTCATCTGATCACAAGGAAAAATGTCTGTGGTACTTGCATTACAAAGAGAATAACTGCTGATGATGTGAAAATGGGGACACAAGTCAGTGTTCTAGGCAAGTAGAACTGTTTTGGTCTGAATTTGAAAAGACAGGTAAACTTGTGACTCAGACCACTAGatagaggtttttttgttttttgggtttttttcctaaatagctCTAGGCCTTATAACTGTCACACACTCTCACTGATTTACTTTAGATCTTTGAGAATTGAGTGGCTTTTAGAttgtaaaataattgaaaaaaaataatactgcctAAGACTAGATTAATCTGGAAAAAGGACTTAGCACAACAAAAGAGTAACTGTTCTGAGCCTAACTACAGTAGACTGAAGCTCTGTTTTTATTAGCTATGATAACCTATTTATTGACAGGAATTTAAGGTATGACCATGCTGAAAATGGATTCCTTTTATTTAgcaatttatgttttctttaattgtagaCAACAGAAGatagcagaaagggaaaaaagagcagcagaacaacaacggaagaaaatggagaaagaggCCCAAAGGCTaatgaaaaaggaacaaaacaaaattggTGTAAAACTGTCCTAACAGAAACCAGGCATCAGTGGTGGTGCCAGTGAAAAAGAGAATTTCTTCTCTACAACATACATATTGGTATTGATTTAAGTATTTCTAGGACTTCAACACACTGCTTGGTTTCAATGCATTCTTCAGGTCATCTTGGAAGCCAGGATTCTCCCAAAATATCTTGAACTACTAGTACGTGGTTcttaaaggagaaggaaaaaaaaaaaaaaaaaacaaaccaccagaaaATCATGCCTTGATGGAATGATGTTTCCTGCAATAGTTCTATTCCAGCACCTTCTTTGCAGCAAAAGTGATTGAGCAAGGATGTTGATTGAAAGACACTCTTAATGAACAGCTCAAGCCTAGAGAAAAGAATGTAAATATTCAGCGGTGAGAAATCTACTGTATTGTCTGTGCTTACCTGAAACATGTAattaaacagttttaaagaacCTTTTGCTTCCTGCCTGATATAGAatgtttgcttttgcctttttatgAAAGCGTTCATAAAAACTTCAGAGTTCTCTATGGGAGATCACATTCACCTgtgcagaagaaaataacttctCATGGATGGCCTGCAACCCTAAATGTATTCCTGGTAGAGTATGCTATGGTAGAGCAGAAGTTACAGCTGAACACTGAAGGGGATTTCTTGTCACTTTGTCCCTTGCAGCTTCCTGTGCTATCGTGTCCGTTTACGTAGGACACTGCAATGGTTACCAGCAGTGGTGCATGCTGCTCCTTTCTTACAAAGGCTGATGTTGTGAACGTAGGGGAGCAATTTAATCACTTACTTGTATTGGTAAATCTGTATTTCTAGCAGAAGTTCTTTTACTTCCTAcagttaggggggaaaaaaaaatcctcacaccTTATACT of the Larus michahellis chromosome 2, bLarMic1.1, whole genome shotgun sequence genome contains:
- the EBAG9 gene encoding receptor-binding cancer antigen expressed on SiSo cells isoform X2, giving the protein MFSELGGILHFSFRSGRGRKLSGDQITLPTTVDYSSVPKQPEVEDWSSWDEDAPTSVKIEGGNGNVAAQQNPLEQMEPDYFKDMTPTIRKTQKIVIKKREPLNFGIPEGNTGFSSRLAATQDIPFIHQSPELGDLDTWQENTNAWEEEEDAAWQAEEVLRQQKIAEREKRAAEQQRKKMEKEAQRLMKKEQNKIGVKLS
- the EBAG9 gene encoding receptor-binding cancer antigen expressed on SiSo cells isoform X1, whose amino-acid sequence is MAITQFRLFKICTCLAAVLSFIKKLICRSGRGRKLSGDQITLPTTVDYSSVPKQPEVEDWSSWDEDAPTSVKIEGGNGNVAAQQNPLEQMEPDYFKDMTPTIRKTQKIVIKKREPLNFGIPEGNTGFSSRLAATQDIPFIHQSPELGDLDTWQENTNAWEEEEDAAWQAEEVLRQQKIAEREKRAAEQQRKKMEKEAQRLMKKEQNKIGVKLS